The proteins below come from a single Aegilops tauschii subsp. strangulata cultivar AL8/78 chromosome 6, Aet v6.0, whole genome shotgun sequence genomic window:
- the LOC109784041 gene encoding uncharacterized protein — protein sequence MAAILGRAGTTATGGFRRHHQETSRGGRRRDAVVVAAVTGAAPQEGSLERPAWSGETPVSRLVAALIAFKPLYSLMKLASREVIIRTAEKSNIPWREMTRKVLESDVYEVFERIRDPNIIYPDYYLSPFHAYDEGNLSWLAAAEAEAATLSIAKRAIPEATSIEEANQIVRGNWMNAIEEHHLKYSGENCQINDILDIGCSVGVSTRYLAERFPSAKAVGLDLSPYFLAVAAQKEEQLCRQNPIRWVHANGEATGLPPNSFDVVSLAYVCHECPAGAIIGLAKEAFRLLRPGGTIALTDNSPKSKVLQELSPVLFTLMKSTEPFLDEYYMLDLEEALSQAGFVNVCSVLTDPRHRTVTATVPY from the exons ATGGCAGCCATTCTCGGGCGCGCCGGCACCACCGCCACCGGCGGCTTCCGGCGGCACCATCAAGAAACCAGCCGCGGCGGCCGTCGGCGAGATGCGGTCGTCGTCGCGGCCGTGACCGGCGCCGCGCCGCAGGAGGGGTCGCTGGAGCGGCCGGCGTGGTCCGGGGAGACGCCGGTGTCGCGGCTCGTCGCCGCGCTCATCGCCTTCAAGCCGCTCTACTCCCTCATGAAGCTCGCCTCCCGCGAGGTCATCATCAG GACGGCGGAGAAGTCCAACATCCCGTGGAGGGAGATGACGAGGAAGGTGCTGGAGTCGGACGTGTACGAGGTGTTCGAGAGGATACGAGACCCCAATATCATCTACCCTGACT ATTATCTGAGCCCATTCCACGCCTATGACGAAGGGAACCTATCATGGCTG GCTGCAGCTGAGGCTGAGGCTGCAACCTTGTCGATTGCAAAGAGGGCCATACCCGAGGCTACTTCGATCGAAGAAGCGAACCAGATTGTTCGGGGAAACTGGATGAATGCAATTGAGGAGCATCACCTCAAGTACTCAGGGGAAAACTGCCAGATCAATGACATTTTGGACATTGGCTGCTCTGTTGGAGTGAGCACCAGATACCTGGCTGAAAGGTTTCCTTCGGCTAAGGCTGTT GGACTAGATCTATCGCCCTACTTCCTGGCCGTGGCAGCACAGAAGGAAGAACAACTGTGTCGGCAAAACCCTATTCGTTGGGTTCATGCAAACGGTGAAGCGACTGGGTTGCCACCGAATTCATTCGACGTCGTCTCCCTTGCTTATGTG TGCCACGAGTGTCCAGCAGGAGCAATAATCGGATTAGCCAAGGAAGCATTCAGATTACTTCGTCCAGGAGGAACCATCGCCTTAACCGACAACTCA CCCAAATCAAAAGTACTCCAG GAATTATCACCCGTTCTGTTCACTCTGATGAAGAGCACCGAACCGTTCCTGGACGAGTACTACATGCTGGATCTGGAGGAGGCGCTGAGCCAAGCAGGCTTCGTCAATGTGTGCTCCGTGCTGACAGACCCCAGGCACAGAACGGTCACTGCCACTGTGCCCTATTGA